The Gemmata palustris genome includes a region encoding these proteins:
- a CDS encoding DUF1559 domain-containing protein, protein MRPRSPRSRSGFTLIELLVVIAIIAILIGLLLPAVQKVREAAARMKCSNNLKQLGLALHTYHDANDRFPPYYSAGLASTDPRRYTENWSFVLLPYIEQGNISNQTIPTRVVYDALVRPRVISTYNCPSNPLPTTLTSGATVTALGSYLGVTGRQRSDWKASPAGFSMDTGIVAVTDVTGKPVKINFSAVTDGLSNTIAFAERPPTADLQWGWVLRGSPNLDSIGWAQYTSADTASLGTSDAVGPCPFPMYFQAPASPPRQCDGYHFWSYHTGGGNFALADGSVRFFQYSAGPTIITAMSTRAMSEVISE, encoded by the coding sequence ATGCGACCTCGCTCACCGCGATCCCGCTCGGGATTTACGCTGATTGAACTGCTCGTTGTTATTGCGATTATTGCGATCCTCATCGGGCTCCTGCTCCCCGCTGTGCAAAAGGTTCGTGAAGCGGCTGCCCGAATGAAGTGCAGTAACAACCTCAAACAGCTCGGGCTCGCGCTACACACCTACCACGATGCCAACGACCGCTTTCCGCCGTACTACTCGGCCGGGTTAGCGTCCACGGACCCGCGCCGGTACACCGAGAACTGGTCGTTCGTTCTGCTCCCCTACATCGAACAGGGCAACATCTCTAACCAGACGATTCCCACTCGGGTCGTGTATGACGCACTCGTCCGCCCGCGGGTGATCTCGACGTACAATTGTCCGAGTAATCCGCTGCCTACGACCCTCACCAGTGGGGCCACTGTGACCGCACTCGGCAGCTACTTGGGCGTCACCGGGCGCCAGAGGAGCGACTGGAAGGCGTCACCAGCCGGGTTCAGCATGGACACCGGGATCGTGGCCGTGACGGACGTGACCGGGAAGCCGGTGAAGATCAACTTTTCGGCGGTGACCGACGGGCTGAGTAACACGATCGCGTTCGCCGAGCGCCCCCCGACCGCGGACTTGCAGTGGGGGTGGGTGCTGCGCGGTTCGCCGAACCTCGACAGCATTGGTTGGGCGCAGTACACGTCGGCTGACACGGCCTCCCTCGGGACCAGCGACGCGGTCGGGCCGTGCCCGTTCCCGATGTACTTCCAGGCCCCGGCCTCGCCCCCGCGCCAGTGCGACGGGTACCACTTCTGGTCGTACCACACCGGCGGGGGGAACTTCGCCCTCGCGGACGGCTCGGTCCGGTTCTTCCAGTACTCTGCCGGCCCGACGATCATCACCGCGATGTCCACCCGCGCGATGAGTGAGGTGATCTCCGAATGA
- a CDS encoding PVC-type heme-binding CxxCH protein — translation MPRLISLAAFLAFAAPAFAQPKGGGPLPPEKALAALKIADGFQVELFAAEPMLINPTSIDVDHKGRVWVAEAVNYRRKNFGRPIIRKEGDRIVVLVDANGGGKATEAKTFYQGEELYGPLGVCVAPYADGKGQRVFVCQSPDILVFEDKDGDLKADGPPKKFLTGFGGFDHDHGVHGLNIGPDGKLYFTVGDGGLTGLQASDGKGKKWVTNTTDCQKGTVWRCDADGTNLELIAHNFRNNYECCVNSFGEVWLSDNDDDGNQQTRICFVMPGGNYGYGPRGPGQSHWHEEQPGIVHKTLRVGQGSPTGITFYEGALFPKKYQGALLHCDCAPAEVRWFFPKAKGAGYELTKELLLSSSDPWFRPSDVCVAPDGSIFVADWYDRGVGGHGMGDPTDGRIYRITPKGHTGYKVPEVKLDTSEEIATALCSPNLAVRATTFAKLRNMPQLQVNTILSSAMLNSNSNSTLYLIAGKHLRGIVEVEDVAKEMNLKADDFLKKLTGIGEGFIKSSATFRAGDTRTIPFAAGKYAAPGTVDFEDRVREMLVAMAGQEENQGWKSPAVYRECLIQLRFLKPNEKVVTFFYTLAESYDGQDHFYRAALNIACGTDPNRRDAILADFDKHFPEWNDKVADLVWELRPKSVLPRLGKLLADPKLTAAQKARVVDILATSDELAAGVTMLDVLKSDAAPEMKARAIESLKLFLPTKWKTLQTGKELASALDALLANEKTTATGLQLIAAANAVDRVDAVAAIAKNKDAAFDLRKEAVRTLGKLPDDKSVSALIEAGSPENPLSVACIQALGELLPKGQKAPKYATVALDSLVRGINAGDRGTPELKSACLTTLAGNRAGTTWLLDAHAKGDLPKELLAEAGRLLRNSPYADLANRAKLAFPAPGKLNPKSLPAVAELARRAGDVARGKAVWNATLTGAAQCAKCHMVRGIGGQVGPDLSMIGKKVSRENLYESLLTPSKAIADQYIQHSVTTNADVTVSGLLVSDTPTAITLRDANGKDTTVLKKDVEGQVRKLKTSIMPDDIIAALNEDELVDLVAYLETLKTAALTPDSFQIVGPFPAKNMDEALDAEYGPEKSEFDAKAVFRLQLPKTIGEAVTGEWKTIRPDGKGYFDLAAYHGNRSTNSASYMHVEIESPSDQAAEILLGPDDGARLWVNGKDVFSSRESKAAAPESQKVSVKLVKGKNTVLLKVANGNNPHGFYFSLTSAEETKVVPRK, via the coding sequence ATGCCCCGCCTCATTTCGCTGGCCGCGTTTCTCGCGTTCGCTGCACCCGCGTTCGCGCAGCCGAAGGGCGGCGGGCCGCTCCCGCCCGAGAAGGCCCTTGCCGCGCTCAAGATCGCGGACGGTTTCCAGGTGGAACTGTTCGCCGCGGAACCGATGCTGATTAACCCCACGAGCATCGACGTTGACCACAAGGGCCGCGTGTGGGTCGCGGAGGCGGTGAACTATCGGCGCAAAAACTTCGGCCGGCCGATCATCCGTAAGGAGGGCGACCGGATCGTTGTGTTGGTCGACGCGAACGGCGGCGGCAAAGCGACGGAGGCGAAGACGTTCTACCAGGGCGAAGAGCTGTACGGCCCGCTCGGTGTGTGCGTCGCGCCCTACGCGGACGGCAAGGGGCAGCGCGTGTTCGTGTGCCAGTCACCCGACATCCTCGTGTTCGAGGACAAGGACGGCGACCTGAAGGCCGACGGCCCGCCGAAGAAGTTCCTCACCGGCTTCGGTGGGTTCGACCACGACCACGGCGTTCACGGGCTGAACATCGGGCCGGACGGCAAGTTGTACTTCACCGTCGGCGACGGCGGCCTGACCGGGTTGCAGGCCAGCGACGGGAAGGGCAAAAAGTGGGTGACCAACACCACCGACTGCCAGAAGGGGACCGTGTGGCGCTGCGACGCGGACGGTACCAACCTGGAACTGATTGCGCACAACTTCCGCAACAACTACGAGTGCTGCGTCAACAGTTTTGGCGAAGTGTGGCTCTCGGACAATGACGACGACGGCAACCAGCAAACGCGCATCTGCTTCGTGATGCCGGGCGGTAACTACGGCTACGGCCCGCGCGGTCCCGGCCAGTCGCACTGGCACGAGGAGCAACCCGGGATCGTTCACAAGACGCTCCGGGTGGGACAGGGCAGCCCGACCGGGATCACATTTTACGAAGGCGCGCTGTTCCCCAAGAAGTACCAGGGCGCGCTGTTGCACTGTGACTGTGCGCCAGCGGAAGTGCGGTGGTTCTTCCCGAAGGCGAAGGGCGCGGGGTACGAGCTCACCAAGGAACTCCTCCTGTCGAGCAGCGACCCGTGGTTCCGACCCTCGGACGTGTGCGTCGCCCCGGACGGGAGCATCTTCGTGGCCGACTGGTACGACCGCGGCGTCGGCGGACACGGCATGGGGGACCCCACCGACGGCCGCATTTATCGCATCACCCCCAAGGGCCACACGGGGTACAAGGTGCCGGAGGTGAAACTCGACACGTCGGAAGAGATCGCCACGGCACTGTGCTCGCCGAATCTCGCGGTCCGAGCGACGACGTTCGCGAAGCTTCGCAACATGCCGCAGCTTCAAGTGAATACCATTCTCTCCTCTGCAATGCTCAACTCAAACAGCAACAGCACTTTATATTTGATCGCAGGTAAGCACTTGCGTGGAATCGTGGAAGTCGAGGATGTTGCGAAAGAAATGAACCTAAAAGCCGATGATTTTCTGAAGAAACTCACTGGAATTGGAGAAGGGTTCATCAAGAGTTCCGCGACATTCCGAGCGGGTGACACTCGAACCATTCCGTTTGCTGCAGGCAAATATGCGGCACCTGGTACGGTCGATTTTGAGGACCGCGTTCGAGAAATGCTTGTGGCAATGGCCGGCCAAGAAGAGAATCAGGGCTGGAAAAGCCCCGCCGTCTATCGTGAGTGCCTGATACAACTGCGATTTCTCAAGCCCAACGAAAAAGTTGTTACGTTCTTCTACACTCTCGCTGAATCCTACGACGGCCAGGACCACTTCTACCGCGCCGCCCTCAACATCGCGTGTGGAACCGATCCGAATCGGCGCGACGCGATCCTCGCGGACTTCGACAAGCACTTCCCGGAGTGGAACGATAAGGTCGCGGACCTCGTGTGGGAACTGCGGCCGAAGTCTGTTCTCCCGAGGCTCGGCAAACTGCTCGCCGATCCCAAGCTAACTGCCGCACAGAAGGCCCGCGTGGTCGATATCCTCGCCACGAGCGACGAACTCGCGGCCGGCGTCACGATGCTGGACGTGCTGAAGAGCGACGCGGCCCCGGAGATGAAGGCCCGCGCCATTGAGAGTCTGAAACTCTTCCTGCCGACAAAGTGGAAGACGCTGCAAACCGGCAAGGAACTCGCTTCGGCGCTCGACGCACTGCTCGCGAACGAAAAAACGACCGCCACCGGTCTCCAACTCATCGCTGCCGCGAACGCCGTGGACCGCGTCGACGCGGTGGCCGCGATCGCAAAGAACAAGGACGCCGCGTTCGACTTGCGCAAAGAAGCGGTTCGCACGCTCGGTAAACTACCGGACGATAAGAGCGTGTCCGCACTCATCGAGGCCGGCAGCCCGGAGAACCCTCTCTCGGTCGCGTGCATTCAGGCGCTCGGCGAGCTGCTCCCGAAGGGTCAGAAGGCGCCGAAGTACGCGACGGTTGCTCTCGATTCGCTCGTGCGTGGCATCAACGCGGGCGACCGCGGAACGCCCGAACTCAAGTCCGCGTGCCTGACGACGCTGGCCGGCAACCGCGCCGGCACAACGTGGTTGCTCGACGCACACGCGAAGGGCGATCTCCCGAAGGAACTGCTCGCCGAAGCCGGGCGCCTATTGCGGAACTCGCCCTACGCGGACCTCGCGAATCGCGCGAAACTCGCGTTCCCGGCGCCGGGCAAATTGAACCCCAAGAGCCTCCCCGCGGTCGCGGAACTGGCTCGGCGCGCCGGTGATGTGGCGCGCGGTAAAGCCGTCTGGAACGCGACCCTTACGGGAGCCGCCCAGTGCGCGAAGTGCCACATGGTTCGCGGGATCGGCGGGCAAGTCGGCCCGGACCTGTCGATGATCGGCAAGAAGGTGAGCCGCGAGAACCTGTACGAATCGCTGCTGACGCCATCGAAGGCGATCGCGGACCAGTACATTCAGCATTCCGTCACCACCAACGCGGACGTTACCGTCAGTGGGCTGCTCGTTTCGGATACGCCCACCGCGATCACGCTCCGCGACGCGAACGGCAAGGACACGACCGTTCTCAAGAAAGACGTCGAAGGACAAGTGCGCAAGCTGAAGACGTCCATCATGCCCGATGACATCATCGCGGCACTAAACGAAGACGAGTTGGTGGACCTCGTCGCGTACCTCGAAACGCTGAAGACTGCGGCACTTACGCCGGACAGTTTCCAGATCGTCGGTCCGTTCCCGGCGAAGAACATGGACGAGGCGCTCGATGCGGAGTACGGCCCAGAGAAGAGCGAATTCGACGCGAAAGCTGTGTTCCGGCTGCAACTCCCGAAGACGATCGGCGAGGCCGTCACCGGCGAGTGGAAGACCATCCGCCCGGACGGGAAGGGATACTTCGACCTCGCCGCGTACCACGGGAACCGCTCGACCAATTCGGCCTCGTACATGCACGTGGAGATCGAATCACCGAGCGACCAGGCCGCCGAGATCCTGCTCGGGCCGGACGACGGTGCGCGACTCTGGGTGAACGGCAAGGACGTGTTTTCTTCACGCGAATCAAAAGCTGCGGCGCCGGAATCGCAGAAGGTTTCCGTGAAGCTCGTGAAAGGCAAGAACACTGTGTTGCTGAAGGTCGCTAACGGCAACAACCCACACGGATTCTATTTCAGCCTCACCTCGGCGGAAGAAACGAAGGTCGTGCCGAGGAAGTAA
- a CDS encoding serine/threonine protein kinase, translating into MIGRVFMGRYETRRQLGEGGMGKVYLARQIDLGREVVVKVMHEQIAADPKFRDRFLRETLLMARFQHPGAVTLYDATLEDPLGPCIVMEYVKGLNLESLLAKNKRMSAPRVGRIIGELCEVLQAAHEEGIIHRDLKPANLMIVDADTPRERIKVMDFGLAKLVEGEPTARKVTDTNVDFAVGTPGYICPEQVRGEEMDHRGDLYSVGVMMYELLTGRLPFNGPTSMDILLAHATEYAPTFAELGLGGWVPSEIEELVFDTLAKDPDDRPQTARALAERFDTALNRAQVKAESRGSRLVSIPAPGSGVKAPGAMPGSTPSRPGLPASAITTPPPSSSASLTQSGGSREQAALPFHMEAWMPEGIAIVKLRGFVHDAGGEVVESVPGLIKVRLGGQKAPAGGALSWLGLRRASNPIDVELHLHHLDPTKDNQLTVHVLFRPSHPALLTDRNWRQRCTQVFIELRSYLMGRSPE; encoded by the coding sequence ATGATCGGCCGCGTATTCATGGGTCGCTACGAGACCAGGAGGCAGCTCGGCGAGGGCGGCATGGGGAAGGTGTACCTCGCGCGCCAGATCGATCTGGGCCGCGAGGTCGTCGTCAAGGTGATGCACGAGCAGATCGCTGCCGATCCCAAGTTTCGCGACCGGTTCCTGCGCGAAACGCTCTTAATGGCTCGCTTCCAGCACCCCGGCGCGGTCACGCTCTACGACGCGACCCTCGAAGACCCGCTCGGCCCGTGCATCGTGATGGAATACGTGAAGGGCCTGAACCTCGAATCGCTGCTCGCGAAAAACAAGCGCATGAGCGCCCCGCGCGTCGGCCGGATCATCGGCGAACTGTGCGAGGTGCTCCAGGCCGCGCACGAAGAGGGGATCATCCACCGCGACCTGAAGCCCGCGAACCTGATGATCGTGGACGCGGACACCCCGCGCGAGCGCATCAAGGTCATGGACTTCGGCCTCGCAAAGCTGGTCGAGGGCGAACCGACCGCGCGTAAGGTGACCGATACGAACGTGGACTTCGCCGTCGGCACGCCCGGCTACATCTGCCCGGAACAGGTGCGCGGCGAGGAGATGGACCACCGCGGCGACCTGTACAGCGTCGGCGTGATGATGTACGAACTGCTCACCGGGCGGCTCCCGTTCAACGGGCCGACGAGCATGGACATCCTGCTCGCGCACGCGACCGAGTACGCGCCCACGTTCGCGGAACTGGGGCTGGGCGGGTGGGTTCCGAGCGAGATCGAGGAACTGGTTTTCGACACGCTCGCCAAAGACCCCGACGACCGCCCGCAAACGGCCCGCGCCCTTGCAGAACGGTTCGATACGGCACTGAACCGGGCACAAGTGAAGGCGGAATCGCGCGGGTCGCGCCTCGTATCGATTCCGGCCCCCGGATCGGGCGTCAAGGCGCCCGGGGCGATGCCCGGTTCCACGCCCTCGCGCCCCGGGCTGCCGGCGTCCGCGATCACCACACCTCCACCTTCATCGTCCGCGTCACTGACTCAATCCGGTGGGTCGCGGGAACAGGCCGCGCTCCCGTTTCACATGGAAGCGTGGATGCCGGAGGGGATCGCAATTGTGAAGCTCCGCGGGTTCGTCCACGACGCCGGCGGGGAAGTGGTGGAGAGCGTGCCGGGGCTCATCAAGGTCCGGCTCGGCGGGCAGAAGGCCCCGGCCGGCGGCGCGCTGTCGTGGCTCGGGCTGCGCCGCGCGTCCAACCCGATCGATGTGGAACTGCACCTGCACCACCTCGACCCGACGAAGGACAACCAACTCACCGTTCACGTCCTGTTTCGCCCGTCGCACCCGGCGCTACTCACCGACCGCAACTGGCGCCAGCGATGCACGCAGGTGTTCATCGAGCTCCGCTCGTACCTGATGGGCCGTTCCCCGGAGTGA
- a CDS encoding cytidine deaminase → MTDPLVAAATAAREKAFAPFSKFRVGAALETPDGTIVRGCNVESASYGLTMCAERVAIFRGVADGFQCFTRVAVVTDTATPTPPCGACRQLLWEFAPGAEVLLANLKGDVVTWTVRDLIPGAFDAKQLGEPGA, encoded by the coding sequence GTGACCGATCCGCTGGTCGCGGCCGCAACTGCCGCGCGCGAAAAAGCGTTCGCGCCGTTCTCGAAGTTCCGGGTGGGTGCCGCACTCGAAACTCCAGACGGTACGATCGTTCGCGGGTGCAACGTCGAGAGCGCGAGCTACGGGCTCACGATGTGCGCGGAACGGGTCGCGATCTTCCGCGGCGTGGCCGACGGCTTTCAGTGCTTCACGCGCGTGGCCGTCGTCACCGACACCGCGACACCGACGCCCCCGTGCGGCGCGTGCCGCCAGTTACTTTGGGAGTTCGCGCCGGGCGCCGAGGTGCTCCTGGCCAACCTCAAGGGCGACGTCGTGACGTGGACCGTGCGCGACCTGATCCCCGGCGCGTTTGATGCAAAGCAACTCGGCGAACCCGGAGCTTGA
- a CDS encoding S66 peptidase family protein, which produces MIATVIRSLPVLALVALAGSPALPLAPQKNAPATERPEWLRPAALRAGDTIAFVAPAGPADAEKVAKAKERFEKMGFKVKVPPTLTTRRDRYLAGSDEDRAAEFNTAIKDKTVRAVFAIKGGYGLTRILDRIDYPAIRENPKIIAGFSDLTALHLAVAKKCRLVTFHAPMPQYGLYRDDDGFGYSSEVFWRTVRADKYPKGDSGFTVPLPPTGPKPQGLVTGKAKGRLVGGNMTLVGATMGTPYEIEADGNILLLEDTGEKAYRIDRVFSQLQLAGLLDKFAGFVLGTFDGADEKELDTVIREYLGHRKVPVITNYPVGHTPFNATLPHGEVVEIDADARTLRVLEAPVALGARP; this is translated from the coding sequence ATGATCGCCACCGTGATCCGCTCTCTGCCGGTTCTGGCGCTCGTTGCGCTCGCCGGTTCCCCGGCGCTCCCGCTTGCGCCCCAAAAAAACGCACCCGCGACGGAGCGCCCGGAGTGGCTCCGCCCGGCGGCCCTCCGCGCCGGCGACACGATCGCGTTCGTTGCGCCCGCGGGGCCGGCCGACGCCGAGAAGGTCGCGAAGGCGAAGGAGCGGTTCGAGAAAATGGGATTCAAGGTAAAAGTGCCCCCGACCCTGACCACGCGCAGGGATCGGTATTTAGCAGGGTCCGACGAGGACCGGGCCGCCGAGTTCAACACCGCGATCAAGGACAAGACGGTACGAGCCGTGTTCGCGATCAAGGGTGGGTACGGGCTGACGCGCATCCTGGACCGCATCGATTACCCCGCGATCCGCGAGAACCCGAAGATCATCGCCGGGTTCTCCGACCTCACCGCGCTCCACCTCGCGGTGGCCAAGAAGTGCCGGCTGGTCACGTTCCACGCCCCGATGCCGCAGTACGGTTTGTACCGCGACGACGACGGGTTCGGGTACTCGTCCGAGGTGTTCTGGCGGACCGTGCGCGCGGACAAGTACCCGAAGGGGGATAGCGGGTTCACGGTCCCTCTGCCCCCGACCGGGCCGAAGCCCCAGGGCCTCGTGACCGGCAAAGCGAAGGGTCGGCTGGTGGGCGGGAACATGACCCTGGTCGGGGCGACGATGGGCACCCCCTACGAGATCGAAGCGGACGGGAACATCCTGCTCCTCGAGGACACCGGCGAGAAGGCGTACCGCATCGACCGGGTATTTTCTCAGTTGCAACTGGCCGGACTGTTGGACAAGTTCGCCGGGTTCGTGTTGGGCACGTTTGACGGGGCGGACGAGAAAGAACTCGATACCGTGATCCGCGAATACCTCGGGCACCGGAAGGTGCCCGTGATTACCAATTACCCGGTCGGGCACACGCCGTTCAACGCCACGCTCCCGCACGGGGAAGTCGTCGAGATCGACGCGGACGCTCGAACGCTCCGGGTGCTCGAGGCCCCCGTTGCTCTGGGCGCGCGCCCGTGA
- the upp gene encoding uracil phosphoribosyltransferase, which yields MPAPVYVSTHPLIQHKLARLRDADTRPPEFRELVASISRGLLFEATRDLRLAPVSVQTPLTETTCHRIADRVGFIPVLRAGLGMAEAMLEALPEAAVWHLGLYRDHATLKPVTYYNKLPPKPDMDVGIVLDPMLATGGSAIAALDILRKTGTPRLMFVGLIAAPEGVAALQAAHPDVPLFLAALDSRLNEVGYIVPGLGDAGDRQFGTA from the coding sequence ATGCCCGCACCCGTTTATGTTTCGACGCACCCGCTGATCCAACACAAACTCGCGCGCCTCCGGGACGCGGACACGCGGCCGCCGGAGTTCCGCGAGCTGGTCGCGTCGATCTCGCGCGGGCTGCTCTTCGAGGCGACGCGCGACCTGCGCCTCGCGCCGGTGAGCGTACAAACGCCGCTCACGGAAACGACGTGCCACCGGATCGCGGACCGCGTGGGCTTCATTCCGGTTCTGCGGGCCGGGCTTGGAATGGCCGAAGCGATGCTCGAAGCGCTCCCGGAAGCGGCCGTGTGGCACCTGGGCCTTTACCGCGACCACGCGACACTCAAGCCGGTGACGTACTACAACAAGCTGCCGCCGAAGCCGGACATGGACGTCGGCATCGTGCTCGACCCGATGCTCGCGACCGGTGGGAGCGCGATCGCGGCGCTCGATATTTTGAGGAAGACCGGTACCCCACGCCTGATGTTCGTTGGACTTATTGCTGCGCCCGAGGGCGTGGCCGCGTTGCAAGCCGCGCACCCCGATGTCCCCCTCTTTCTCGCCGCCCTCGATTCCAGACTGAACGAAGTTGGTTACATCGTGCCCGGCCTCGGCGACGCGGGCGATCGACAGTTCGGGACCGCTTGA
- a CDS encoding M15 family metallopeptidase, translated as MSRTGLVLAWAALVLAPVIGRPAPVDPAAGTVPDPIVDSKMTADEALEGLDRRCPKELRARQKVVAVTYWGFDDKVHRGQLVVDKELEKDVVEVFEVALKEKFPIRSVVPVAHAKFRKNEKWDDDLSMAANNTSAFNYREVTGGSSLSKHALGRAIDINPVQNPYIKGKITLPPDAKYDPKAPGTLTADHPVTKAFLARGWEWGGNWKSLKDYQHFEKPVPPAK; from the coding sequence ATGAGCAGAACGGGACTCGTACTCGCGTGGGCCGCCCTGGTGCTGGCGCCCGTTATTGGGCGCCCCGCCCCCGTGGACCCGGCGGCGGGCACCGTTCCCGACCCGATCGTCGACAGCAAGATGACCGCAGACGAGGCGCTCGAGGGCCTCGACCGCCGGTGCCCGAAGGAGCTCCGCGCGCGGCAAAAGGTCGTTGCCGTGACGTACTGGGGGTTCGATGATAAGGTCCACCGCGGGCAACTCGTCGTGGACAAGGAACTGGAAAAAGACGTTGTGGAGGTGTTCGAGGTCGCGCTGAAGGAGAAGTTCCCGATCCGATCCGTGGTCCCGGTCGCGCACGCGAAATTCCGCAAGAACGAGAAGTGGGACGACGACCTTTCGATGGCTGCGAACAACACGTCCGCGTTCAACTACCGCGAGGTGACCGGCGGCTCGTCACTGTCGAAGCACGCCCTCGGGCGCGCGATCGACATCAACCCGGTACAGAACCCGTACATCAAGGGCAAAATCACCCTCCCGCCCGACGCGAAATATGACCCCAAGGCCCCCGGCACACTCACCGCCGACCATCCGGTCACCAAGGCGTTCCTCGCACGCGGGTGGGAGTGGGGCGGGAACTGGAAATCGCTCAAGGACTATCAGCACTTCGAGAAGCCCGTCCCGCCCGCAAAGTGA
- a CDS encoding thymidine phosphorylase, which yields MRPGDVIQTKRDGGTLSPEQIDAFVSAAARLEGSGWEKYHLTALLMAIYLNDMTPGEAAHLTRAMADSGKRLDLSDIEGPKVDKHSTGGVGDKTSLILGPLAAACGVIVPMMSGRGLGHSGGTLDKLESIPGFNVHLSETEFRAALKNVGLGMIGQTADVAPADKTLYALRDVTATVESIPLITASILSKKLSEGISGLVMDVKSGRGAFMKTRARARALADSIVKVGTANGLKVSAFITAMDAPLGRFVGNALEVVESIETLKGNGPKDLTELSVKLAARMVRIAFGAPDDTKPEALVREALATGTGLDVFRKCIEQQGGDPRVIDDYSRLPSTDATVHVNTARTGYITAIDAEKVGIAARVLGGGRSRAEDAIDPAVGIIVRAKLGERVTSRDAVFDVHYRDDAKLALSLPLLAEAFQVGDAPPADEPLILEELA from the coding sequence ATGCGACCCGGCGATGTAATTCAAACGAAGCGCGACGGCGGTACACTGTCGCCGGAGCAAATCGACGCATTCGTGAGCGCGGCCGCCCGGCTCGAAGGGAGCGGGTGGGAGAAGTACCACCTCACCGCACTCCTGATGGCGATCTACTTGAACGACATGACGCCCGGTGAGGCGGCTCACCTCACGCGGGCGATGGCCGATTCGGGCAAGCGCCTCGATCTTTCCGACATTGAGGGGCCGAAGGTCGATAAGCACAGTACGGGCGGGGTCGGCGATAAAACGTCGCTGATACTCGGTCCGCTCGCGGCGGCGTGCGGGGTGATCGTGCCGATGATGTCCGGGCGCGGATTGGGGCACTCCGGCGGTACGCTCGACAAGCTCGAATCGATCCCCGGTTTCAACGTCCACCTGAGTGAAACTGAGTTCCGCGCCGCGCTCAAGAACGTGGGCCTGGGCATGATCGGGCAGACCGCGGACGTCGCGCCGGCCGACAAAACGCTGTACGCGCTGCGCGACGTGACCGCGACCGTGGAGAGCATTCCCCTAATTACCGCGTCCATCCTGAGTAAGAAGCTGTCGGAAGGCATTTCGGGCTTGGTGATGGATGTGAAGAGCGGGCGCGGAGCGTTCATGAAGACCCGCGCTCGGGCACGAGCGCTCGCCGATTCCATCGTGAAGGTCGGCACCGCGAACGGACTGAAGGTGAGCGCCTTTATCACCGCAATGGACGCCCCGTTGGGCAGGTTCGTGGGCAACGCGCTCGAAGTGGTCGAATCCATCGAAACACTGAAGGGCAACGGCCCGAAGGACTTGACCGAACTCTCGGTGAAACTCGCCGCGCGCATGGTGCGGATCGCTTTTGGTGCGCCCGACGACACAAAGCCGGAAGCGCTGGTGCGCGAGGCGCTCGCGACCGGTACGGGACTCGACGTGTTCCGCAAGTGCATCGAGCAACAGGGCGGCGATCCTCGGGTGATCGATGACTATTCGCGCCTCCCTTCGACCGATGCGACCGTTCACGTGAACACGGCCCGGACCGGTTACATCACCGCCATCGATGCGGAGAAGGTCGGGATCGCGGCGCGGGTGCTCGGCGGCGGACGCAGCCGCGCGGAAGACGCCATCGACCCTGCGGTCGGAATCATCGTGCGAGCGAAGCTCGGCGAGCGCGTCACGTCCCGAGACGCGGTGTTCGATGTCCACTATCGTGACGACGCGAAGCTCGCTCTCTCGCTCCCGCTCCTGGCAGAAGCGTTCCAAGTGGGTGATGCGCCACCGGCGGACGAGCCGCTGATTTTAGAGGAACTCGCGTGA
- a CDS encoding carboxypeptidase-like regulatory domain-containing protein, whose amino-acid sequence MTRFIRPTVLMAVLLALTGCGDPTTEVSGKVTYQGKPVAYGTVVVLDAAGAPKSGAIQPDGTYRVSGVRPGPVKVAVSSPPPPGSEPTRKSAGGRDGRDSDDDKPPPNMPPAAPEVLKSWFPIPDKYGDPNKSALTAEAKSGQPIDIDLK is encoded by the coding sequence ATGACTCGATTCATCCGACCCACTGTTCTGATGGCGGTACTACTCGCGCTGACCGGGTGCGGTGACCCGACGACCGAGGTCTCCGGCAAGGTGACGTACCAGGGCAAACCGGTGGCCTACGGAACGGTTGTTGTTCTGGACGCCGCCGGGGCGCCGAAATCGGGCGCGATCCAGCCCGACGGAACGTACCGGGTCAGCGGGGTGCGCCCGGGGCCGGTCAAGGTGGCCGTGTCCAGTCCGCCGCCGCCCGGGTCCGAACCGACCCGCAAGTCCGCCGGCGGGCGGGACGGCCGGGACAGCGACGACGACAAGCCGCCGCCCAATATGCCCCCGGCCGCACCGGAGGTTCTCAAGAGCTGGTTCCCGATCCCGGACAAGTACGGCGACCCGAACAAATCGGCGCTCACCGCCGAGGCGAAATCCGGCCAGCCGATCGACATCGACCTGAAGTGA